One genomic window of Nakamurella panacisegetis includes the following:
- a CDS encoding Gfo/Idh/MocA family protein, whose protein sequence is MVEPASRRADVETVAVAARRSGVARVLADRWGIPVAYDRYQDLLQDPAVDAVYISNAASDHARWSVAALDAGKHVLVEKPAATTVRQAEEMAAAARRSGRRLLEAFHYRHHPLFAAVSAIARRANGGEIRHMSSVIIGHRPFEEKSVLHDPVVGGGALSHSGCYAVHWMRTLAGEEPVVVGATAERNPAGGDLSSIVDLAFPGGATGRIVSSFARDRDASDGPELAIDFGRDRLEVAGLIVPHAGHSIREWRNGLMLGPRTVTGGSSYDHQLAAFVRTLNDPRAAELDAVDLVAGATVLERAYAAMR, encoded by the coding sequence ATGGTGGAACCGGCAAGCCGGCGGGCGGACGTCGAGACCGTGGCGGTGGCCGCGCGCCGTTCGGGTGTGGCCCGTGTCCTCGCCGACCGGTGGGGGATTCCGGTCGCCTATGACCGCTACCAGGATCTGCTGCAGGATCCGGCCGTCGACGCTGTCTACATCTCGAACGCAGCGAGTGATCATGCTCGCTGGTCGGTCGCTGCGCTCGATGCCGGCAAGCATGTCCTCGTCGAGAAGCCCGCCGCCACGACTGTCCGGCAGGCCGAGGAGATGGCCGCGGCCGCACGACGTTCCGGTCGCAGATTGCTGGAGGCGTTCCACTATCGCCACCACCCACTGTTCGCTGCCGTGTCGGCGATCGCCCGGCGGGCCAACGGCGGCGAGATCCGGCACATGTCCAGCGTGATCATCGGCCATCGCCCGTTCGAGGAGAAGTCGGTACTGCACGATCCCGTCGTCGGCGGCGGCGCCCTGAGTCACTCCGGTTGCTACGCAGTGCATTGGATGCGGACGCTGGCCGGCGAAGAGCCCGTCGTGGTCGGGGCGACGGCCGAGCGCAATCCTGCGGGCGGCGACCTGTCGTCCATCGTCGACCTGGCGTTTCCCGGCGGCGCTACCGGCCGCATCGTCAGCTCGTTCGCTCGTGATCGCGACGCGTCCGACGGTCCGGAGCTGGCAATCGATTTCGGTCGCGATCGCCTCGAGGTGGCCGGTCTCATCGTGCCGCATGCCGGCCACTCGATCCGCGAGTGGCGCAATGGGCTGATGCTGGGACCGCGTACGGTGACCGGAGGATCGAGCTACGACCATCAGCTGGCGGCGTTCGTCCGAACGCTGAACGATCCGCGGGCGGCCGAACTCGACGCGGTCGATCTCGTGGCCGGTGCGACCGTCCTGGAAAGGGCATATGCGGCGATGCGATGA
- a CDS encoding glycoside hydrolase family 38 N-terminal domain-containing protein, whose translation MPEPHTASPSPTRPPLISAQPWSHEDARSGLIDRALAATGTIGGHRVRLLPEPLRKNLDGVEVQAVRVLFDDTDTAGRALGLRMEIVGRNAVAGLADAPDGTSIRILVPIVTEATPATLLIPGLGEGAVEFILRPQRAWSVHVVHHSHFDFGYTDPQASVIASQRSYLDTVMDLADASADWPDEARFRWNVEALWAFSDWERHRPQAQVDKFVQLVKDGRVGLSAMPYNLHTDTCSTDELHELLREARRIRERYGIDFTTAMQTDVPGQVAGLPDALSDVGVKYLAVAHNWAGRSQPHTSGALNLPRLFRWKTPAGNSVVVWMTDSPHGLAYMEGPMVGFTESYESVDALFPAYLTALATRGYPFPPGVFGAHGERTEGRDGYPWEVLHLRTQGFMGDNGPARLHLAELVKRWNDTWTSPRLRVSRNEDFFVEAEARYGDELITVEGDWGDWWVEGVGSAAVPLALTREAQAAVTDASTFSEAAAWLGGEAVPDGAGERADTYDAISMFNEHTWGAGNSWTHGDEGFDSGERQWQWKVAQALAAHQRAVEFREHAMTYLGAEVPRADGALASYVAANATGHQRDAVVVLLAKEAHFGLDRGFVVRDGRSGTVLPHAVQAQSNTAHRESGRWVSVRVTDLPALGFVRLDIAEAPTDEARAPLSLRTTPRDRLLTLENDHLRVVVDEQTSSISSILDKRGGRELVNGSSVAGFNAYLYDQYGSSGAGFNHLANKLSVSDRLELLVSRSAAGAAILIERTGDAVEERLVYEFSADGVDSIRVTLRLRHGDSRLLIENRLTKPATRIKESGYFAFPFAVDEPVVHFEVSGGVTGDGISHIPGAPQHMRAIRNWVTIRGADDRGVVWVTKDAPLVQAGSIAVPYSPFPASTSPVEPATIFSWIHNNVWDTNFPIEQAFTSTFSYAVGVGTDEAQQSLEGLALATTSDLVHPITVTEARGDGAREPRAAASLLDINDDRVQLVSVVPAQEPGVSLVRLQSFAADALEVSIEFAVAVNEAWSSTYLGDRRHALAVDGRRIRVPLRPYETIACAVRWSAAD comes from the coding sequence ATGCCCGAACCGCACACCGCCAGCCCGAGCCCGACCCGACCCCCGTTGATCTCGGCGCAGCCGTGGAGCCACGAAGACGCCCGGTCCGGACTGATCGACCGAGCGCTCGCCGCCACCGGCACCATCGGTGGGCACCGCGTTCGCCTACTCCCCGAGCCGCTGCGGAAGAACCTCGACGGTGTCGAGGTCCAGGCGGTTAGGGTGCTGTTCGACGACACCGACACGGCCGGCAGAGCCCTCGGCCTGCGGATGGAAATCGTCGGGCGCAACGCAGTGGCGGGACTGGCCGACGCGCCCGACGGCACCTCGATCAGGATCTTGGTTCCGATCGTCACCGAGGCGACACCGGCGACATTGCTCATCCCTGGACTGGGCGAAGGAGCCGTCGAGTTCATCCTCCGGCCGCAGCGGGCCTGGTCCGTTCACGTCGTACACCACTCGCATTTCGACTTCGGTTACACCGACCCGCAGGCGTCCGTCATCGCGTCGCAACGCTCCTACCTCGACACCGTGATGGATCTCGCGGACGCCAGCGCCGATTGGCCCGACGAGGCTCGGTTCCGCTGGAACGTCGAGGCGCTCTGGGCGTTCAGCGACTGGGAGCGGCATCGCCCGCAGGCCCAGGTCGACAAGTTCGTGCAACTCGTCAAGGACGGGCGCGTCGGACTCAGTGCGATGCCCTACAACCTGCACACCGACACGTGTTCCACCGACGAGCTGCACGAACTACTGCGCGAAGCCCGCCGGATCCGGGAACGCTATGGCATCGATTTCACCACCGCGATGCAGACTGACGTACCGGGCCAGGTCGCCGGGCTCCCCGATGCGCTGAGCGACGTCGGTGTCAAGTACCTGGCCGTCGCGCACAACTGGGCCGGTCGTTCGCAGCCGCACACGTCCGGAGCCTTGAACCTTCCCCGTCTCTTCCGCTGGAAGACCCCAGCCGGCAACTCAGTCGTCGTCTGGATGACCGACAGCCCTCACGGCCTGGCCTACATGGAAGGACCCATGGTCGGGTTCACCGAGTCCTACGAATCCGTGGACGCCCTCTTCCCGGCCTACCTCACCGCACTTGCCACCCGGGGTTACCCGTTCCCGCCGGGAGTCTTCGGTGCACACGGTGAGCGGACCGAAGGGCGCGACGGTTACCCGTGGGAGGTCCTGCACCTCCGCACCCAGGGTTTCATGGGCGACAACGGGCCCGCGCGGCTCCATCTGGCGGAACTCGTCAAGCGGTGGAACGACACCTGGACGTCACCGAGGCTGCGGGTCTCGCGCAACGAGGACTTCTTCGTCGAGGCCGAGGCCCGTTACGGCGACGAACTGATCACGGTCGAGGGCGACTGGGGCGACTGGTGGGTCGAAGGGGTCGGATCCGCTGCGGTCCCCCTTGCCCTGACTCGCGAGGCGCAGGCGGCGGTGACGGACGCTTCCACATTCTCGGAGGCGGCCGCCTGGCTGGGCGGCGAGGCAGTGCCGGACGGCGCCGGTGAACGAGCCGACACCTATGACGCCATCTCGATGTTCAACGAGCACACCTGGGGCGCGGGCAACTCGTGGACGCACGGCGACGAAGGATTCGATTCCGGTGAACGACAGTGGCAATGGAAGGTAGCCCAGGCTCTCGCCGCCCATCAGCGTGCGGTCGAGTTCCGCGAGCACGCCATGACCTATCTGGGCGCCGAGGTACCGCGTGCCGATGGCGCCCTCGCGAGTTACGTCGCGGCCAACGCCACCGGGCACCAACGAGACGCCGTCGTGGTCCTGCTGGCGAAGGAGGCGCACTTCGGCCTGGACCGCGGCTTCGTGGTTCGCGACGGTCGTTCCGGAACCGTCCTCCCGCACGCCGTCCAGGCCCAATCGAACACGGCGCACCGCGAATCGGGACGGTGGGTCAGCGTTCGCGTCACCGACCTACCGGCACTCGGTTTCGTTCGGCTCGACATTGCCGAGGCGCCGACCGACGAGGCACGCGCGCCCCTGTCTCTCCGGACGACTCCCCGCGACCGTCTGCTCACTCTCGAGAACGATCACCTCCGCGTCGTCGTCGACGAGCAAACCTCGTCGATCTCGTCGATCCTCGACAAGCGAGGCGGGCGCGAGCTGGTGAACGGCTCATCGGTAGCCGGCTTCAACGCCTATCTCTACGACCAGTACGGGAGCTCGGGCGCGGGATTCAACCACCTGGCCAACAAGCTCTCCGTGTCCGATCGCCTCGAACTCCTGGTCTCGCGATCGGCGGCTGGCGCGGCCATCCTGATCGAACGAACCGGCGACGCGGTCGAGGAGCGGCTCGTCTACGAATTCTCCGCCGACGGCGTCGACTCCATTCGCGTGACGTTGCGCCTGCGCCACGGGGATTCCCGCCTCCTGATCGAAAATCGTCTGACCAAGCCGGCCACCCGGATCAAGGAGAGCGGCTATTTCGCGTTTCCCTTCGCGGTCGACGAGCCGGTCGTGCACTTCGAGGTCTCGGGTGGAGTCACCGGGGACGGCATCAGCCACATCCCCGGTGCGCCGCAGCACATGCGGGCGATCCGTAACTGGGTCACGATCCGCGGCGCCGACGACCGCGGCGTGGTCTGGGTGACCAAGGATGCCCCTCTCGTGCAAGCGGGCAGCATCGCCGTGCCGTATTCGCCGTTCCCGGCCAGCACCAGCCCGGTCGAGCCGGCGACGATCTTCTCCTGGATCCACAACAACGTCTGGGACACCAACTTTCCGATCGAACAGGCTTTCACGTCAACCTTCAGCTACGCCGTCGGTGTCGGTACGGACGAGGCCCAGCAGAGCCTCGAAGGGCTGGCCCTGGCCACCACATCGGACCTGGTGCACCCGATCACCGTGACTGAAGCCCGCGGCGATGGAGCGCGCGAGCCGCGAGCCGCAGCATCTCTCCTGGACATCAATGATGATCGGGTACAGCTGGTGTCGGTCGTGCCCGCGCAGGAACCCGGTGTCTCACTCGTGCGCCTGCAATCGTTCGCGGCTGACGCACTCGAGGTGAGCATCGAATTCGCGGTTGCCGTCAACGAAGCGTGGTCGAGCACCTATCTCGGCGATCGGCGCCATGCGCTGGCCGTTGACGGCCGCCGGATCCGGGTACCCCTTCGGCCCTACGAGACGATCGCGTGCGCGGTGCGGTGGTCGGCCGCCGACTGA
- a CDS encoding LacI family DNA-binding transcriptional regulator, with the protein MKDIARAANVSPMTVSRVLSGGNNVRPQVREHVERVIAEVGYRRNENARRLRQGNRSGLVGVLITNIGNPYYAGMLQGVEEVVAKTGRRIMVGVTNEDEQLERQLLSDFLGRQVEGLIVVPVGEDPDRFSIESLAGVPLVLASRSIAGTSADAVLLDDVRGALEATERMLAEGHRRVGFLGNQVSVSTGRRRLEGFRLAHRRLGLEPPDELIRLGQQDVTSAEQAMDSLLDLADPPTAVFAANNRNTVGAIRAISKRRTAARARHGVVPTVRLFGFDSFEFADMSPVPLSIVDHDPTELGRIAAQMLFDRLSGEDTRPGPRLIELPVHLVDFA; encoded by the coding sequence GTGAAAGACATTGCCCGCGCGGCCAACGTCAGCCCGATGACGGTCTCCCGGGTGCTGTCTGGCGGGAACAATGTCCGGCCACAGGTCCGAGAACACGTCGAGCGAGTGATTGCCGAGGTTGGATATCGCCGCAACGAGAATGCTCGCCGCCTCCGGCAGGGCAACCGATCCGGTCTCGTCGGCGTGCTGATCACCAATATCGGGAACCCCTACTACGCCGGAATGTTGCAGGGCGTGGAGGAGGTGGTGGCGAAGACCGGGCGTCGAATCATGGTCGGCGTCACCAACGAGGACGAACAGTTGGAGCGGCAGTTGCTGTCCGACTTCCTGGGTCGCCAGGTGGAGGGCCTCATCGTCGTGCCGGTCGGTGAGGATCCCGACCGGTTCTCGATCGAGAGTCTCGCCGGGGTACCGCTGGTGCTCGCCTCGCGCAGCATTGCCGGAACCTCCGCCGACGCCGTTCTGCTGGACGATGTCCGAGGCGCGCTCGAGGCCACGGAACGCATGCTGGCCGAAGGGCATCGCCGGGTGGGCTTTCTGGGCAATCAGGTCTCGGTCTCGACCGGTCGCCGGCGCTTGGAGGGATTCCGGCTAGCGCACCGGCGACTCGGGCTCGAGCCTCCCGACGAGCTCATCCGGCTGGGACAGCAGGATGTCACGTCGGCCGAACAGGCCATGGATTCCCTGCTCGACCTCGCTGACCCTCCCACGGCCGTCTTCGCCGCCAACAACCGCAACACGGTCGGGGCCATCCGGGCCATCAGCAAGCGCCGAACCGCCGCGAGGGCGCGCCATGGCGTGGTTCCCACCGTGCGTCTGTTCGGTTTCGACTCGTTCGAGTTCGCCGACATGTCGCCCGTGCCACTGTCAATCGTCGACCACGACCCGACCGAGCTCGGGCGCATCGCCGCCCAGATGCTCTTCGACCGGCTCTCCGGCGAAGACACTCGACCCGGTCCGCGGCTGATCGAGCTGCCGGTCCACCTCGTCGACTTCGCCTGA
- a CDS encoding class I mannose-6-phosphate isomerase — translation MSRYLPTGVVPGAYDKAPTIGLPDGHVAWSGPQAWAHLSGLATSEGSIAIDTYPGSDLVGLRRQLMLALPDALLIDVEEAAALSPDEIDQIISSHLTDDRVFGIMDHRPLHDFYDRSRLEAVARRVEQATTPVVVYGWGATLVPASFGGVVLADLARWEIQKRQRGGAPNWRANNGGEDQLRKVKRGFFVEWRMADRHKRTLFDRLDFLLDANISMSEAKLITGDSLRAGLQLAATRPFRVVPFFDPGVWGGQWMKNVLEIGDEQNYAWCFDCVPEENSLLLDVAGTVVELPALNLVFTHPRELLGEKTFARFGAEFPIRFDFLDTMAGGNLSLQVHPLTDYIHNRFGMTYTQDESYYLLDAGIDAVVYLGIRDGIDPIAMEEALRTAATGAASFRADDFVNAFPAKKHDHFLIPAGTVHCSGADSMVLEISATPYIFTFKMWDWGRVGLDGIPRPIHLDHALANIQWDRGTDWTRRNLVNQVEPVASGDGWVEERTGLHEFEFIEVRRHWFTDRVQHHTNGTVNVLNLVEGAEAVVESPTGTFEPFVVHYAETFIVPAAVGAYTIRPTGAGIGQRLGTVKAFVRGTQR, via the coding sequence ATGTCCAGGTACTTGCCGACAGGAGTTGTCCCGGGGGCGTACGACAAGGCACCGACCATCGGTCTTCCCGACGGCCACGTCGCGTGGAGCGGGCCCCAGGCATGGGCGCATCTGTCCGGTCTTGCGACGTCGGAGGGCTCGATCGCCATCGACACCTATCCCGGCAGTGACCTTGTCGGCCTGCGTCGGCAACTGATGCTCGCGCTGCCGGATGCCCTGTTGATCGACGTCGAGGAAGCGGCCGCCCTTTCGCCCGACGAGATCGACCAGATCATCTCCTCGCATCTCACCGACGACCGCGTGTTCGGGATAATGGATCACCGCCCACTTCACGACTTCTACGATCGATCACGGCTGGAGGCGGTCGCGCGTCGCGTCGAACAGGCAACGACGCCGGTTGTCGTCTATGGCTGGGGTGCCACCCTGGTGCCGGCGTCCTTCGGCGGTGTCGTACTGGCCGATCTGGCTCGCTGGGAGATCCAGAAGAGACAGCGCGGTGGCGCGCCGAACTGGCGAGCGAACAACGGCGGTGAAGACCAGCTGCGGAAGGTCAAGCGTGGCTTCTTCGTCGAATGGCGCATGGCGGATCGACATAAACGCACCTTGTTCGACCGCCTCGACTTCCTGCTCGACGCCAACATATCGATGTCCGAGGCGAAGCTCATCACGGGCGACTCGCTGCGCGCGGGCCTGCAGCTGGCCGCCACCCGGCCGTTCCGTGTCGTGCCCTTCTTCGATCCCGGGGTCTGGGGCGGGCAGTGGATGAAGAACGTCCTGGAGATCGGCGACGAGCAGAACTACGCCTGGTGTTTCGACTGTGTGCCCGAGGAAAACAGCCTGCTCCTGGATGTCGCCGGAACGGTGGTGGAATTGCCGGCGCTGAACCTGGTGTTCACCCATCCCCGGGAGCTGCTGGGCGAGAAGACGTTTGCCCGATTCGGCGCGGAGTTCCCGATTCGTTTCGACTTCCTGGACACAATGGCCGGCGGCAATCTGTCACTGCAGGTCCATCCGCTGACCGACTACATTCACAACCGCTTCGGTATGACGTACACCCAGGACGAGAGCTACTATCTGCTCGATGCCGGAATCGATGCCGTCGTCTACCTTGGTATCCGGGACGGCATCGATCCGATCGCGATGGAGGAGGCTCTGCGCACGGCCGCCACCGGCGCCGCATCCTTCCGCGCGGACGACTTCGTCAACGCCTTTCCGGCGAAGAAGCACGATCACTTCCTCATTCCGGCCGGCACGGTGCATTGTTCGGGGGCGGACTCGATGGTTCTGGAGATTTCGGCCACGCCGTACATCTTCACGTTCAAGATGTGGGATTGGGGCCGGGTCGGACTCGACGGAATACCGCGACCGATCCATCTGGATCACGCCTTGGCGAACATCCAGTGGGATCGCGGCACCGACTGGACGCGGAGGAATCTCGTCAATCAGGTCGAACCGGTGGCATCGGGTGACGGCTGGGTCGAGGAGCGCACCGGCCTGCACGAGTTCGAGTTCATCGAAGTCCGGCGACACTGGTTCACCGACCGGGTGCAGCACCACACCAACGGCACCGTCAACGTACTCAACCTGGTGGAAGGCGCAGAAGCGGTCGTCGAGAGCCCGACCGGGACGTTCGAGCCGTTCGTCGTGCACTACGCGGAGACGTTCATCGTTCCGGCCGCGGTTGGGGCCTACACGATCCGACCGACCGGGGCCGGGATCGGCCAGCGGCTGGGCACCGTGAAGGCATTCGTCCGGGGCACCCAGCGCTGA
- a CDS encoding ROK family protein has translation MAVPAIEEAPRRPTRSGGIILVTISSLGYSGKPGVDRDETMGPTIFADDDAILVLDVGGGHVSAAAVSLSDTAFRIDRRTELPLDSSAGRDAILATLSRSMEAARRGGVTRCVAAMPGPFDYALGSGRFEGIGKFDALAGLDLRATLAGRLGIGPADVSFVNDAVAYGIGEWAFGAGRRTDRMVCLTLGTGVGSAFLNAGSSVAEGRAVPLRGEAHTVEFDGSPLETTVSTAAIRRAYTASTGTTCTVEEIFTRARTGDETAHTLVTSTMLALGHAMGPWIRSFGATTTVVGGAMSRSWDLIESPLQAGLQAAGAVSTLRPAALLDDAPLVGAAVWAARP, from the coding sequence ATGGCCGTTCCGGCAATCGAGGAGGCGCCGAGGAGGCCGACGCGAAGCGGTGGCATCATCCTGGTAACGATATCAAGCCTGGGGTACTCTGGGAAGCCCGGTGTCGACCGAGACGAGACGATGGGACCGACAATTTTCGCCGACGACGACGCGATCCTGGTGCTGGACGTGGGTGGCGGCCATGTCAGTGCCGCCGCAGTGTCACTCTCCGACACCGCCTTCAGGATCGACCGGCGAACGGAGCTGCCCTTGGACTCCTCCGCCGGCCGGGACGCGATTCTCGCGACGTTGTCGCGATCCATGGAAGCCGCACGACGCGGCGGCGTCACCCGGTGCGTAGCGGCTATGCCCGGGCCCTTCGACTACGCGCTCGGCAGCGGTCGGTTCGAGGGTATCGGCAAGTTCGACGCGCTGGCCGGGCTTGATCTGCGAGCGACCCTGGCCGGGCGGCTCGGCATCGGACCGGCCGACGTGTCATTCGTCAACGACGCAGTGGCCTACGGGATCGGGGAGTGGGCGTTCGGCGCCGGTCGGCGGACCGACCGAATGGTGTGCCTGACCCTGGGTACCGGCGTCGGGTCGGCGTTCCTGAACGCGGGCTCGTCGGTCGCCGAGGGTAGAGCGGTGCCGCTGCGCGGCGAGGCACACACCGTCGAATTCGATGGCTCTCCGCTGGAAACAACGGTGTCGACGGCCGCGATCCGTCGCGCCTACACCGCATCGACTGGGACGACGTGCACCGTCGAGGAGATATTCACGCGAGCCAGGACCGGCGACGAAACCGCCCACACGCTGGTCACTTCGACGATGCTCGCCCTCGGACACGCCATGGGCCCCTGGATCCGGAGCTTCGGGGCCACGACCACTGTTGTCGGCGGGGCGATGTCGCGGTCATGGGACCTGATCGAGTCCCCGCTGCAGGCGGGACTCCAGGCCGCCGGCGCCGTGTCGACGCTGCGGCCGGCGGCTCTGCTCGACGATGCGCCGTTGGTCGGAGCGGCGGTCTGGGCGGCCCGCCCCTGA